A region from the Lolium perenne isolate Kyuss_39 chromosome 4, Kyuss_2.0, whole genome shotgun sequence genome encodes:
- the LOC127292312 gene encoding protein NO VEIN isoform X1: protein MRGQGEAQRPQQGHDPRHGAASTSAAAAAQQAPPPPAGMNPYAYHPNPHQYAQNPYNLMLPHLFLQNQAALAAAYHHHHQQHPQQYLRPRLPSPGHAQSPTANVQHPAPQAPGAASPAPAPPPPPRNQHAVLERAQAAASKARNELARAGEGVTGWKVAQAALAALKADSWESLGVQLHDVPILRDLFLIEGTVNTFIHCYVAARQIVSIHDLEVEICKNEGIRQFEELRLGPFLQHPLVVHYFLVPADLSKVPKLSSEDIINCLQKFIDNFKEKVTAESFLDYLAEQKSVSGKEKLGVRVQSLGLHISFLQQARRNEVDGIQLLAKTSGSGDSTCQKDLRKHTDFHSGKKRKYQENRTPSSSCKQPTKRQKVQMLMNEASPNCYLSTAKLEKFITTWKEACRELPVQQVLELLADYYAETPEEKRNLIKIFSQYPGIGFLNVAVRSMAFGLLDSIYDAIHVFSENKLSSSPIPNSTTEVMEIEPLSKENAEFIAEGANDSNEPGPNATTDDVVRRITEYLESNCGVSGAGALQVENIIFLKTLHDCETCVTNHFSAKHFTSLGHGTFLEFLEKYGHQFPPKLSSFLKGQNSGSSSLEVSVLRQQIEVLLSQAEGNWLEDGDFSGDSFLMLLKRQFPTISFDMAQYKSDEGLVGSVERQRKSIQTNNVTFSISLLEKRWSGMSPGEHNIAGGQRDNAVEPSYNSGTVSSREAVNCLLKAPMLSDLLLWSHWDMLFAPSLGSFIHWLLNTAPVQQLVCIVTTDGKFIRVDPSATVDQFLEAIVQCSPFQVTVKLLSLLHIYNGSTNTPISLLKCYAQRAIGIIINNNNDPVNTNSERKSVTKGSYNLSTEQRDHSTHFVGHVQQRSQPSSAGNFMSDILANIDDTVHFVAKFVLDCLGYLPSEFRSLAADILLSGLRTVTKNCYSAILHEATETWQLCMLHDIGLSLGIAEWVEDYRGFCLTEKVHTKTEAHSSSGHTSAASEVPTLENSLVLIPHDVDMMNDNSKSFPGEKDQVICMNNKKQNMSSPIGAKAEITINMNQSPVMRETNLEEAALVIETIRREEFGLDQAPSCTENSLLKKQHARLGRALHCLSQELYSQDSHLLLELIQNADDNTYLEDVEPTLAFVLRESGIIVLNNERGFSAENIRALCDIGNSTKKGANRGYIGNKGIGFKSVFRVTDAPEIHSNGFHVKFDITEGQIGFVLPTAVPPYSTSSLSSMLSVEDDKDACSLWNTCILLPFRSKFRDGTGMCSIASMFSDLHPSLLLFLHRLNCIKFKNVLNGTLLIMRRKALGDGIVRISHGNEIMSWLVVSKKLQGTLVRHDVHTTEIALAFTLQETEKGEYEPHLKQQPVFAFLPVRNYGLRFILQGDFVLPSSREEVDADNAWNQWLLSEFPSLFVSAQESFCSLSCFQRCPGKAVTAIMSFVPLAGEVHGFFCKLPHLILSKLRLTRCMVLEGSSSQWVYPCNTLRGWDEQTKVLFSDDLLHQHLGLGYLSKDITIPDTLSRALGIHDYGANVFIDMISSICQTEGCIESLGIEWLCACFVNLDWMLSHSSQNIPSATSLEGDLLCALRKLPFIPLSDGSFSSVADGPIWLPHDILNSTPDCESSMKDFPILYSNLRIVSPRLLSVSCKNKHLVEEMRANDLMDILIKIGVRKLSGHEIVKNHILVSLPNCTDAKKSDKMMIEHVSFIMLHLQSPCMSCNFEKEEIVSELRTRPIFLTNHGYKCPADEPIHFSKEYGNSVDIGKLLQNVEIRWIELDSCYLMNHGSDLLPSVLKRWRQFFEEMGVTDFVQVVKVEKNISQVDSSIAERISQGDISVTSFRVDDWESPELANILSIFSSKRCRENCIYLLEILDSFWDDYYSAKSWCLTNMIHCGENKTVESSFMKCIRSFRWIATTVDDDLHYATDLFHDFENVRSLLGSVAPYAVPQVSSISLRKDIGFKTNVSHSDALMILKLWVASQVPFNASVDQMCKFYTFMSEGAADTKIDIKREFMSCPSIFTPLLRSRSSEVVPGKFLSPKDLYWNDPTGCSATTDELFWGKKRMFPRRMLCSAYPSLCEFFMEACAVPKVPTASDYVDMVLQLSNVVLPSQVVHQVFRVFVRWATDLSDKMNDIAYLKDYLQKLETTILPTMVDKWVSLHPSFGLVCWLDDDELKQHFKDCSDVNFIQFGELSSGDKEMLHGRVAALMKSLGIPALSKVVYREAIFYGTADNREKATLICGLLPYMQRYIYKMHNDAYMNFQQNEIMNLSKLQIIVVEKLFHKYMLKGHVSSSKRRFKCHCLLQGNILYATKEADSHSLFLEISRLFFDGSPDLHFANFLHMVKTMAESGTPAEKVESFISNNQNMPVLPEQEAVWSFSSSFVADQCVDSKPVESSSACDINTPKHQRSDGAVSSWPSNIGRTAPDFRTSHGSKHELLQEIKVNDVECSNTKDNWFPVHLEEDWLIEEDIMVGSPVHTESTVATLDEPQMVISINSDNAPSYIDLGTGSPSDIIDTDIIDFNDKTSNASKGRGRLHRGGPDAAELLRTGRVGEALAYKHFVDRLGSKNVNWVNGETESGLPYDLVITRGDNLIQYVEVKATTSSNKDWFYITAREWQFALEKGDDFTIARVLMSGEKKASIKLLKNPHKLCKKKKLYLALLMPLGQGS, encoded by the exons ATGAGAGGCCAGGGCGAAGCTCAGAGGCCGCAGCAAGGCCATGACCCCCGCCATGGCGCCGCCtcgacctccgccgccgccgccgcgcagcaggcgccgccgccgcctgcggggatGAACCCCTACGCCTACCACCCAAATCCTCACCAGTACGCGCAAAACCCCTACAACCTCATGCTCCCGCACCTCTTCCTCCAGAACCAGGCCGCCCTCGCCGCagcctaccaccaccaccaccagcagcATCCGCAGCAGTACCTGCGCCCGCGCCTCCCGTCCCCCGGGCACGCCCAAAGCCCTACCGCTAACGTCCAGCACCCCGCTCCCCAGGCCCCCGGCGCCGCCTCGCCCGCaccggctccgccgccgccgccgcgcaacCAGCACGCGGTGCTTGAGAGGGCGCAGGCGGCGGCGAGTAAGGCGCGGAACGAGCTCGCGCGGGCCGGCGAGGGCGTGACGGGGTGGAAGGTGGCCCAGGCGGCGCTCGCGGCGCTCAAGGCCGACTCGTGGGAATCCCTCGGCGTCCAGCTCCACGACGTGCCCATCCTGCGCGACCTCTTCCTTATCGAGGGCACG GTGAATACATTCATCCATTGTTATGTTGCAGCAAGACAAATTGTATCTATTCATGACCTGGAGGTTGAGATATGCAAGAACGAGGGCATTAGGCAGTTCGAAGAGCTGAGGCTGGGGCCTTTTCTTCAGCATCCACTTGTTGTACATTATTTTTTGGTACCTGCTGATTTGTCCAAGGTGCCTAAGCTTAGTAGCGAGGATATTATCAACTGCCTGCAGAAGTTTATTGATAATTTTAAGGAGAAAGTCACAGCGGAAagcttcttggattatcttgcggAACAAAAATCAGTCTCCGGGAAGGAGAAACTTGGCGTGCGTGTACAGAGCTTGGG GTTGCACATTTCGTTCCTCCAACAGGCCAGAAGAAATGAAGTTGATGGTATTCAACTTCTAGCCAAGACCAGTGGTTCTGGTGATAGCACTTGTCAGAAGGATCTACGAAAACATACAGATTTTCATTCGGGAAAGAAACGGAAATATCAGGAAAATAGGACTCCTAGCTCTTCATGCAAACAGCCTACGAAGCGCCAAAAGGTGCAAATGCTAATGAATGAAGCATCACCTAATTGCTACCTAAGTACAGCTAAGCTGGAGAAATTCATAACAACCTGGAAAGAAGCATGCCGTGAACTTCCAGTTCAACAG GTTTTGGAATTGTTAGCAGATTACTATGCAGAAACACCAGAAGAAAAGAGGAACTTAATAAAGATATTCTCGCAATACCCAGGCATTGGCTTCCTAAATGTTGCA GTTAGATCTATGGCTTTTGGTCTGCTGGATAGTATTTACGATGCGATCCATGTCTTTAGTGAGAATAAATTGTCATCAAGTCCTATTCCTAACAGCACAACAGAGGTTATGGAAATTGAACCCTTGAGTAAAGAAAATGCTGAATTTATTGCTGAAGGAGCCAATGATAGCAATGAGCCTGGACCGA ATGCCACAACTGATGATGTTGTCAGGAGAATTACTGAATATTTGGAGTCCAACTGTGGAGTATCTGGAGCTGGAGCTTTGCAGGTGGAAAATATTATATTCCTGAAGACACTTCATGATTGTGAAACATGTGTAACTAATCATTTTTCTGCCAAGCATTTCACTTCTCTTGGCCATGGGACTTTCCTTGAGTTTTTGGAAAAATATGGTCATCAGTTCCCCCCTAAGTTGAGTAGTTTCTTGAAGGGGCAAAATTCTGGTTCTTCATCCCTGGAAGTTTCTGTACTGCGGCAACAGATTGAAGTTTTACTCTCCCAAGCTGAGGGCAACTGGCTAGAAGATGGGGACTTTTCAGGGGATAGTTTCCTTATGCTTCTCAAAAGGCAGTTCCCAACAATTAGTTTTGATATGGCACAATACAAGTCTGACGAAGGACTTGTTGGTTCTGTAGAGAGACAGAGAAAGAGCATACAAACAAATAATGTCACGTTTTCTATCTCGCTGTTGGAGAAACGGTGGTCCGGAATGTCTCCAGGTGAGCATAATATTGCTGGTGGGCAGAGGGACAATGCTGTTGAACCATCTTATAATTCTGGAACAGTTTCTTCACGAGAAGCAGTTAACTGTTTACTTAAGGCTCCAATGCTGTCAGATCTGCTTCTTTGGTCACATTGGGATATGTTGTTTGCTCCTTCACTGGGCTCCTTCATACACTGGCTGCTGAATACAGCTCCAGTTCAACAGCTAGTTTGCATTGTGACCACAGATGGTAAGTTCATCAGGGTAGATCCATCAGCTACTGTAGACCAATTTTTAGAAGCCATTGTTCAATGCTCACCATTTCAAGTGACAGTGAAGCTGCTTTCCTTGCTGCACATTTACAATGGTTCTACGAACACTCCAATTTCATTACTGAAGTGTTATGCACAACGAGCAATAGGtatcataatcaacaacaacaatgaTCCAGTGAACACTAATTCTGAACGCAAATCTGTGACTAAGGGATCCTATAATCTGAGTACTGAACAACGTGACCACTCTACTCATTTTGTTGGCCATGTTCAACAAAGGTCTCAGCCATCTTCTGCAGGAAACTTCATGTCTGATATTTTAGCAAACATTGATGACACTGTTCATTTTGTTGCCAaatttgttcttgattgtcttggTTATCTACCTTCTGAATTCCGGAGTCTTGCAGCAGATATACTTTTGTCCGGACTTCGAACAGTTACCAAAAATTGCTATTCAGCCATCTTACATGAAGCCACAGAAACTTGGCAGCTTTGCATGCTTCATGATATTGGGTTGTCACTTGGAATTGCCGAGTGGGTTGAAGATTACCGTGGATTCTGTTTAACTGAAAAAGTTCACACAAAGACAGAAGCACATTCTTCTTCTGGGCATACATCAGCTGCATCTGAAgtacctacacttgaaaactctcTCGTGCTTATTCCTCATGATGTTGATATGATGAATGATAATAGTAAATCATTTCCTGGGGAAAAGGATCAAGTTATTTGTATGAATAACAAAAAGCAAAACATGTCAAGTCCTATTGGAGCCAAGGCAGAAATTACAATTAATATGAACCAATCACCCGTAATGAGAGAAACGAATCTTGAGGAAGCAGCTCTAGTTATTGAGACTATACGACGTGAGGAGTTTGGTTTGGACCAGGCTCCAAGTTGCACCGAGAATAGTTTGTTGAAGAAGCAGCATGCTCGACTTGGCAGGGCACTTCATTGTCTTTCGCAAGAGTTATACTCGCAGGATTCTCACTTACTTCTTGAGTTG ATACAAAATGCTGATGATAATACTTATCTTGAGGATGTCGAACCCACATTAGCATTCGTTCTTCGGGAGAGTGGTATCATTGTTCTGAACAACGAGAGGGGCTTCTCTGCAGAGAACATTAGAGCCCTTTGTGATATTGGTAATTCAACAAAGAAAGGAGCCaataggggttatattggaaataAGGGCATTGGATTCAAATCAGTATTTCGG GTAACTGATGCTCCAGAGATCCATTCAAATGGTTTCCATGTGAAATTTGACATTACAGAAGGCCAGATTGGTTTTGTATTGCCAACTGCAGTTCCACCCTACAGTACCAGCTCTTTGAGTAGTATGTTATCTGTTGAAGATGACAAGGACGCTTGTTCCCTCTGGAACACTTGCATTTTACTCCCCTTTAGATCTAAATTCAGGGATGGCACTGGCATGTGCTCCATTGCATCCATGTTTTCAGATCTCCACCCATCTCTGCTTCTTTTCCTTCACCGACTAAATTGTATCAAGTTTAAGAATGTGCTGAATGGCACACTACTGATTATGAGAAGGAAGGCTCTTGGTGATGGCATTGTGAGGATCTCACATGGAAATGAGATAATGAGTTGGTTGGTAGTTAGTAAGAAGTTACAGGGCACACTTGTACGCCATGATGTGCACACTACAGAGATCGCTTTGGCATTTACCTTGCAGGAGACTGAGAAAGGAGAGTATGAACCTCACTTGAAGCAACAACCTGTGTTTGCTTTTCTACCTGTAAGGAACTATGGTCTTAGATTCATTCTTCAAGGGGATTTCGTTTTACCTTCTTCCAGGGAGGAAGTGGATGCAGATAATGCATGGAACCAGTGGTTGTTGTCGGAATTCCCCTCTTTGTTCGTCAGCGCGCAAGAATCCTTTTGTTCTCTTTCCTGCTTCCAGAGGTGCCCTGGGAAAGCTGTTACAGCCATAATGAGTTTCGTTCCTCTAGCAGGAGAAGTTCATGGATTCTTTTGTAAGCTCCCTCACTTAATCCTTTCCAAGTTACGTCTTACCCGGTGCATGGTTTTGGAAGGTTCTAGTTCACAATGGGTCTACCCATGCAACACACTCAGGGGTTGGGATGAACAGACCAAAGTGCTGTTTTCTGATGACTTGCTTCATCAACATCTTGGTCTTGGGTATCTGTCAAAAGATATCACCATACCTGATACATTATCAAGGGCCTTAGGTATTCACGACTATGGAGCAAATGTTTTTATTGATATGATATCATCAATTTGTCAAACTGAGGGTTGCATTGAGTCCCTGGGGATAGAATGGTTGTGTGCTTGTTTTGTTAATCTTGACTGGATGTTGTCGCATTCTTCTCAAAATATTCCCTCGGCAACAAGTCTTGAAGGTGATCTTTTATGTGCTCTCAGAAAGTTACCATTCATTCCGCTTTCAGATGGTTCATTTAGCTCTGTAGCAGATGGCCCTATATGGCTGCCTCATGATATTCTCAACTCGACTCCTGACTGCGAAAGTAGCATGAAGGATTTCCCAATTCTGTATAGTAATCTTCGAATTGTAAGTccacgccttctctctgtgtcctGTAAAAATAAGCATCTCGTGGAAGAAATGAGAGCAAATGATCTGATGGACATTCTTATAAAAATTGGGGTGAGGAAGCTGTCTGGACATGAAATTGTCAAAAATCATATCCTTGTGTCCTTGCCAAATTGTACAGATGCTAAGAAGTCCGATAAGATGATGATAGAACATGTGAGTTTTATTATGCTTCATCTTCAGTCTCCATGTATGAGCTGTAATTTTGAAAAAGAAGAAATAGTGTCAGAACTACGGACTAGACCTATCTTTCTTACAAACCATGGCTACAAATGCCCAGCTGATGAACCCATTCACTTCAGTAAAGAATATGGAAATTCTGTGGACATAGGCAAGCTACTTCAGAATGTTGAAATTAGATGGATTGAACTTGATAGTTGTTACTTGATGAATCATGGTTCAGATTTGTTGCCATCTGTGCTTAAGAGGTGGAGGCAATTTTTTGAAGAGATGGGTGTGACTGACTTTGTGCAAGTAGTGAAAGTTGAGAAAAACATATCCCAAGTTGATTCTTCGATAGCAGAAAGAATTTCACAAGGTGATATTTCTGTAACATCCTTTAGAGTGGATGATTGGGAGTCTCCAGAACTGGCTAACATTTTATCAATATTTTCTTCAAAAAGATGCCGAGAAAATTGCATATATCTTCTGGAGATTCTTGACAGCTTCTGggatgattattatagtgcaaaaTCTTGGTGTCTCACAAACATGATCCATTGTGGTGAAAACAAAACAGTTGAGTCATCGTTTATGAAATGTATCCGAAGCTTCAGATGGATAGCAACAACTGTTGATGATGACCTCCATTACGCAACAGATTTGTTTCATGATTTTGAAAACGTGCGTTCCCTGCTTGGTAGTGTGGCCCCATATGCTGTGCCTCAG GTATCCAGCATATCACTAAGGAAGGACATTGGGTTTAAAACAAATGTATCCCACAGTGATGCTTTGATGATCCTGAAATTATGGGTAGCATCACAAGTTCCTTTTAATGCAAG TGTGGACCAGATGTGCAAATTCTATACCTTCATGTCAGAAGGTGCGGCTGATACAAAGATTGACATCAAGCGGGAGTTCATGTCATGCCCCTCTATATTTACACCATTACTCCGCTCTCGATCTAGTGAGGTCGTCCCTGGTAAATTTTTATCCCCAAAGGACCTCTATTGGAATGACCCAACAGGTTGTTCTGCAACAACAGATGAATTATTTTGGGGAAAGAAGAGAATGTTTCCGAGAAGGATGCTGTGCTCAGCCTACCCAAGCCTTTGTGAATTCTTTATGGAAGCATGTGCTGTACCAAAAGTGCCAACAGCATCTGATTATGTAGACATGGTTTTGCAGCTATCAAATGTTGTGCTGCCTTCACAAGTAGTCCATCAG GTCTTCCGTGTATTTGTGAGGTGGGCTACTGATCTGAGTGACAAGATGAACGACATAGCTTACTTGAAAGATTATCTTCAGAAGTTAGAGACAACGATATTGCCAACCATGGTTGATAAATGGGTCTCTCTCCATCCATCTTTTGGCCTCGTTTGCTGGTTAGATGATGACGAGTTGAAGCAGCACTTTAAGGACTGTAGTGATGTTAACTTCATACAATTTGGTGAGCTTTCTTCCGGGGATAAGGAAATGTTGCATGGAAGAGTTGCTGCATTGATGAAAAGCCTAGGTATCCCAGCACTTTCTAAG GTTGTGTATCGTGAAGCAATATTCTATGGCACGGCTGACAACAGGGAAAAGGCTACTTTGATCTGTGGACTCTTACCATATATGCAACGTTACATCTATAAGATGCATAATGATGCTTATATGAATTTTCAGCAAAATGAGATCATGAATCTTAGCAAACTTCAGATTATTGTTGTTGAAAAGTTATTCCACAAGTATATGCTCAAAGGCCATGTGAGTTCTTCTAAGAGAAGATTCAAATGCCATTGTCTTTTGCAG GGAAATATTCTGTATGCTACGAAAGAAGCTGATTCACATTCATTGTTTCTGGAAATTTCAAGACTTTTCTTTGATGGATCCCCTGATCTGCACTTTGCGAATTTTCTGCACATGGTCAAAACCATGGCAGAATCTGGCACCCCAGCTGAAAAAGTTGAGTCGTTTATCAGTAATAATCAGAATATGCCTGTGTTGCCTGAACAGGAAGCAGTTTGGTCCTTCTCTTCCTCGTTTGTAGCTGACCAGTGTGTTGATTCCAAACCAGTCGAATCATCTTCTGCCTGTGATATCAATACTCCCAAGCATCAGAGGTCAGATGGAGCTGTTTCAAGTTGGCCATCTAATATTGGGAGAACAGCGCCTGATTTTAGAACATCTCACGGAAGTAAGCACGAACTCCTGCAAGAGATAAAGGTGAATGATGTTGAGTGCTCAAACACAAAAGATAATTGGTTTCCTGTTCACCTCGAAGAGGATTGGCTTATAGAAGAGGATATAATGGTAGGAAGTCCGGTACACACAGAAAGTACAGTGGCAACCTTGGATGAGCCTCAGATGGTGATTTCCATTAACTCGGACAATGCACCTTCTTATATAGACTTGGGGACTGGTTCACCCAGTGATATTATCGATACTGACATAATAGACTTCAATGATAAAACGTCCAATGCTTCAAAAGGTAGGGGTAGGCTCCATAGGGGGGGTCCAGACGCAGCAGAATTACTAAGAACCGGCAGGGTTGGTGAAGCTCTGGCTTACAAGCATTTTGTTGATCGGCTAGGGTCCAAAAATGTCAACTGGGTGAATGGAGAAACCGAATCTGGACTTCCTTATGATCTTGTCATCACCCGTGGAGATAATTTGATACAGTATGTGGAGGTGAAGGCAACTACATCTTCAAACAAAGATTGGTTCTACATCACGGCAAGGGAATGGCAGTTTGCGTTGGAGAAGGGGGATGATTTTACCATTGCCCGTGTCCTGATGTCTGGTGAGAAGAAAGCAAGCATTAAACTGTTGAAAAACCCGCACAAGCTTTGTAAGAAGAAAAAGTTGTATCTCGCTCTCTTGATGCCGCTGGGACAGGGAAGCTAA